From Streptomyces sp. SCSIO 75703:
CCGGGTGCACGCGTGCCGTGACGGAGGCGCCGTCCGCGGCCCGCTCGCAGATGGCGAGCAGTTTGATGGTGCAGCCCATCTCCTTGGCGGAGGCGAAGTCCGCCGCGGTGACCTCGGTCATGCCCTCGCGGTGCACGTCGTCGAGGCGGACCCGGGTGTGGAAGGCGATCCCGGCGAGGATCGCGGCCTTGGCGGCGGCGTCGAAGCCCTCCACGTCGGCGGTCGGGTCGGCCTCCGCGTATCCGAGCGCGGTGGCCTCGTCCAGCGCCTCCTGGTATCCGGCGCCGGTGGAGTCCATCTTGTCGAGGATGAAGTTGGTGGTGCCGTTGACGATGCCGAGCACCCGGTTGACCTTGTCGCCGGCGAGCGACTCGCGCAGCGGGCGGATCAGCGGGATGGCGCCGGCCACGGCGGCCTCGTAGTAGAGGTCCCGGCCGTGCTCCTCGGCGGCGGCGTGCAGGGCTGCGCCGTCCTGGGCGATGAGCGCCTTGTTGGCCGAGACGACGGAGGCGCCGTGCTCGAAGGCGGTGGTGATGAGGGCGCGGGCGGGCTCGATGCCGCCGATGACCTCGACGACGACGTCGAGGTCGCCGCGCTTGACCAGGGCGGTGGCGTCGGTGGTGACGAGGTCCGCTTCGATGCCCTCGCGGACCTTGTCCGGCCTGCGCACGGCGACGCCGACCAGCTCGACGGGGGCCCCGATCCGGGCGGCGAGGTCGTCGGCGTGCGTCGTCATGATGCGCGCCACCTCTGAGCCGACCACTCCACAGCCCAGCAGCGCCACCTTCAGCGGACGCGTACGCATCATCCGACCTCGTTTCCTCATACCGTCAGCGGTTGCACCAGTCTCACTCAACGGACGGGATTTTCGGCCTTTCGTCCGGATCGTGAGACATTTATTTCATTTTCCGGGGGTGGGGGCGGAGATCCTGCGCGCGGGGGCCCGGCGCACGCGCACCGGGCCGCCCGCCACGCGGCTCATCCGACGTCGAGACGCAGCAGGTCCTCCTCCGTCTCGCGGCGGACGATCACCCGCGCCTCGCCGTCGCGCACCGCGACGACCGGCGGGCGCGGCACGTGGTTGTAGTTGCTCGCCATGGAGCGGCAGTACGCCCCCGTGGCGGGCACGGCGACGAGGTCGCCCGGCGCCAGGTCGGCCGGCAGGAACGCGTCCTTGACCACGATGTCACCGCTCTCACAGTGCTTGCCGACCACGCGCACGAGCATCGGCTCGGCCTCGGAGACCCGGGAGGCCAGCGCCACGCTGTACTCGGCGTCGTAGAGCGCGGTACGGATGTTGTCGGACATGCCGCCGTCTACGGAGACGTAGGTGCGCAGCCCGTCCAGGGGCTTGACCGTGCCGACCTCGTAGAGCGTGAAGGCGGTGGGGCCGGCGATGGCGCGACCGGGCTCGACGGAGATCCGCGGGGTGCGCAGCCGGGCCGACTCGCACTCGCGGGTGACGATCTCGGTGAGCGCCTTGGCGATCTCGTGCGGTTCGCGCGGGTCGTCGTCACTGGTGTAGGCGATGCCGAGGCCGCCGCCGAGGTCGATCTCGGGCAGTTCGACGCCGTGCTCGTCGCGGACCTCCTTGAGCAGGCCGACGACCCGGTGGGCGGCGACCTCGAAGCCGGACATGTCGAAGATCTGCGAGCCGATGTGCGAGTGGATGCCGATCAGCTCGATGCCGTCGAGCTGGAGGGCGCGGCGCACCGCCTCGGCGGCCTGCCCGCCGGCCAGCGGGATGCCGAACTTCTGGTCCTCGTGGGCGGTGGCGATGAACTCGTGGGTGTGCGCCTCGACGCCGACGGTGACACGGATCTGGACCCGCTGGCGGACGCCCAGCTC
This genomic window contains:
- a CDS encoding homoserine dehydrogenase — protein: MMRTRPLKVALLGCGVVGSEVARIMTTHADDLAARIGAPVELVGVAVRRPDKVREGIEADLVTTDATALVKRGDLDVVVEVIGGIEPARALITTAFEHGASVVSANKALIAQDGAALHAAAEEHGRDLYYEAAVAGAIPLIRPLRESLAGDKVNRVLGIVNGTTNFILDKMDSTGAGYQEALDEATALGYAEADPTADVEGFDAAAKAAILAGIAFHTRVRLDDVHREGMTEVTAADFASAKEMGCTIKLLAICERAADGASVTARVHPAMIPLDHPLAGVRGAYNAVFVESDAAGQLMFYGPGAGGAPTASAVLGDIVAVCRNRLAGARGPGESAYAALPVSPMGEVVTRYHISLDVADKPGVLAQVATVFAEHGVSIDTVRQQGKDGEASLVVVTHRASDAALGGTVEALRKLDTVRGVASIMRVEGE
- the lysA gene encoding diaminopimelate decarboxylase, which encodes MSRSAHPAGPRHADVLPEGRSAYPPADLNALDPKVWARTVGRDEDGAVTVGGIPVTRLAEEHGTPAYVLDEADFRARARAWRTAFGPDADVFYAGKAFLSRAVVRWLDEEGLNLDVCSGGELATALSAGMPAERIALHGNNKSPEEIRRAVGAGVGRIVLDSFQEIVRVAHIARELGVRQRVQIRVTVGVEAHTHEFIATAHEDQKFGIPLAGGQAAEAVRRALQLDGIELIGIHSHIGSQIFDMSGFEVAAHRVVGLLKEVRDEHGVELPEIDLGGGLGIAYTSDDDPREPHEIAKALTEIVTRECESARLRTPRISVEPGRAIAGPTAFTLYEVGTVKPLDGLRTYVSVDGGMSDNIRTALYDAEYSVALASRVSEAEPMLVRVVGKHCESGDIVVKDAFLPADLAPGDLVAVPATGAYCRSMASNYNHVPRPPVVAVRDGEARVIVRRETEEDLLRLDVG